Proteins co-encoded in one Sebastes fasciatus isolate fSebFas1 chromosome 11, fSebFas1.pri, whole genome shotgun sequence genomic window:
- the LOC141776398 gene encoding tripartite motif-containing protein 16-like codes for MAQQGVQLDHERFSCSICLDLLKDPVTTSCGHSYCMNCIKGFWDGEDEKKIYSCPQCRQTFTPRPVLMKNTMLADLVEELKKSGLQAAPADHCYAGPEDVACDFCTGRKRKAFKSCLVCLVSYCEKHLQPHYDVAPLKKHKLVEPSKKLQENICSRHDEVMKMFCRTDQQCICYLCSVDEHKGHDTVSAAAERTERQRELEVSRLNIQQRIQDREKDVKLLQQEVEAVNHSADKAVKDSEKIFTELIRLMEKRSCDVKQQVRSQQKSEVSRVKELQEKLEQEITELKRRDAEMKLLSHTEDHNTFLYSYPSLSPLSESTSSINIRPLSYFEDVTAAVSEVRDKLQDVLREKWTNVSQTVTEVDVLLPQPEPKTRAGFLQYSREITLDPNTANTQLLLSEGNRKATLTRQQQSYSSHPDRFIDWDQVLSRESLTGRCYWEVEWRGDGVDVAVAYKSISRAGGECQFGCNDKSWALYCNSNSYTFQYNSVQTPVSGPPSSRVGVYLDHSAGILSFYSVSGTMTLLHRVQTTFTEPLYAGLSLYGYDNTAELCKLK; via the coding sequence atggcgcagcaaggagttcagctggaccaCGAAAGGTTCTCTtgttccatctgtctggatctactgaaggatccggtgactacttcctgtggacacagctactgcatgaactgtattaaaggcttctgggatggagaggatgagaagaagatctacagctgccctcagtgtaggcagaccttcacaccgaggcctgtcctgatgaaaaacaccatgttagcagatttagtggaggaactgaagaagtctggactccaagctgctcctgctgatcactgctatgctggacctgaagatgtggcctgtgatttctgcactgggaggaaacggaaagccttcaagtcctgtctggtgtgtctggtctcttactgtgagaaacacctccagcctcattatgatgtggctccattaaagaaacacaagctggtggagccctccaagaagctccaggagaacatctgctctcgtcacgatgaggtgatgaagatgttctgtcgtactgatcagcagtgtatctgttatctctgctctgtggatgaacataaaggccacgacaccgtctcagctgcagcagaaaggaccgagaggcagagagagctggaggtgagtcgactcaacatccagcagaggatccaggacagagagaaagatgtgaagctgctccaacaggaggtggaggctgtcaatcactctgctgataaagcagtgaaggacagtgagaagatcttcaccgagctgatccgtctcatggagaaaagaagctgtgatgtgaagcagcaggtcagatcccagcagaaaagtgaagtgagtcgagtcaaagagcttcaggagaagctggagcaggagatcactgagctgaagaggagagacgctgagatgaagctgctgtcacacacagaggatcacaatacatttttatatagctacccctcactgtcaccgcTCAGCGAGtctacatccagcatcaatatccgtcctctgagctactttgaggacgtgacggcggctgtgtcagaagtcagagataaactacaggacgttctgagagagaaatggacaaacgtctcacagacagtgactgaagtggatgttttactgccacaaccagagcccaagaccagagctggattcttacagtattcacgagaaatcacactggatccaaacacagcaaacacacagctgttattatctgaggggaacagaaaagcaacattaacgagacaacaacagtcttattctagtcacccagacagattcattGATTGGgatcaggtcctgagtagagagagtctgactggacgttgttactgggaggtggagtggagaggagatggagttgatgtagcagtcgcatacaagagtatcagcAGAGCAGGGGGTGAATGTCAATTTGGAtgcaatgacaaatcttgggcgtTATATTGTAACAGTAACAGTTATACATTTCAGTACAACAGTGTTCAAActcccgtctcaggtcctccgtcctccagagtaggagtgtacctggatcacagtgcaggtattctgtccttctacagcgtctctggaaccatgactctcctccacagagtccagaccacattcactgagcctctctatgctggacttagTCTTTATGGTTATGATaacactgctgagttgtgtaaactgaaatag